The following nucleotide sequence is from Siniperca chuatsi isolate FFG_IHB_CAS linkage group LG2, ASM2008510v1, whole genome shotgun sequence.
AGAGCTTAAAAAACCTATGTACGCTtgactgtggaggaccagaactgccaaaatcaaaaataaataaataaatttaaattgaatttaggCATTGAATTtaggcattaaataatttataaaatgtgacacaaattgatatttctgttttaatttgcttctgtatttatttacatttgtattaattccaatatttatttactttcccattttatgtattaatttgttcatttatgtaTTCATATGAACAAATTATTCACTGAATATGATGAATTTACTTGatgaatttaacattttgtgtttcgGGGGACTGGGCCTCattgattactgtacaaaagcacacaacttttataactttattcactgattttggtgaaactggatcatattttatggaggaAATATTTTTTGGTCTTCCATCTGATGTCCTCCCGCTGCTCTACTGCTCTCGGTGAAAAGccccctcatttgcataatgaagcagaaatgcatacagaaatgtaaaaagaaaagacagaaataaataacctAGGGGAAATAAATGGGGgacaaaaagggaaaataatacatacataaatacattttaaaaaatgaatgaatgaattaaatgaatgaataaattagcaaataaaatgggaaagtaaataaatattggaattaatagaaatgtaaattaatacagaagcaaattaaaacagaaataccaattagtgtcacattttataaattatttaatgcctaaattaattttaatattatttttggtgcatttaatggcatattaatttatttattaagtcatttatttatttatttttggcagtTCCGGTCCTCCATATTGTGCAACCACAGTAATAATCTGACCAACAGTCGTCTTCCTCACTATCATAACTTTtttaactctctctctgtcccccctCGCACACCAGATGCCAGATATTGCGGGAGCATTGTGActctttctgtaaatgtgctgtcatgtctgaatgaagCTGTAAGGAaccttaaaggggaactccactgactttacacatcaaagtctgtttccaggtgttggggagtactactgcatatgtgaaaaaaaagttctatgaagccttttgtggctccagagggagctgtgtgaagtctgataaattgcttcaaggatgtcacttgagtcagcatcggttggggctgaagactgcaagtttgaaaatgaaaaagatctgttggtgtggagttagaaagaagtgagtttaccagaccgCTGTAGTCTGCTCTTAATCTGTGCCGCAGGCAAGAGGCTCCAGCATCAATGTATAATAAGACCTGGATACGGCGCCGCTGCTCAGCCTTGCTCAcaattttttccagtggccactgCCATGAAAAATCCCCCTGCgtcccaaaaagcattttccccataggccaccattattaaagagacgtctgtaaaagtgttgacaggacacctcaaactgcaaacaaggtcattTATGATTTTTTCTATTATGATCCAATTTGATCCattggttttatatttgttaaaactttcctcgagccgagaaaagtgatttaaaaatctgtcacatcatcacaatgtaaagtctgcATTGTGGATAATGTAGTCGCTAGGTTAttgcaaggaagaagaatgtgtataataaaaaagatgatatctctggttctgttgcatcgattttgatcctttttttcctgatcatcatgagtctgacaatgttatggGTTATgtaatgctaaatcggtggataGATGAAGCCAGCAGTATTATGTATTGCATGTCTAAATAGGGCTTAGGTAGATATTGAACAGTACTGAATTCTTCTGGCTTTGTGTATTTCAGTTTATTACTACAACTTTGGGTGGAAGGATTATGGTGTGGCATCTCTGACTACAATCCTTGACATGGTGAAAGTCATGTCATTTGCTGTCCAAGAGGGGAAACTGGCTGTCCACTGCCATGCCGGTCTTGGAAGAACAGGTTTGTAACGCCAGCAATATGGAATTGCGTCAGTCTTCATTTATGCTTGTAAAATatcacttttgtattttttattttttcatcacgTAGGTGTGTTGTTTGCTTGTTACTTGGTTTTCACGTCCCGGATGAGCGCTGACCAAGCCATCCTGTTTGTGAGAGCCAAGAGACCCAACTCCATTCAGACCAGAGGCCAGCTGCTGTGCGTCAGGGAGTTCGCCCAGTTCCTGGTTCCTCTCCGAAGTGTCTTTTCCTGTGCAGAACCCAAAGCAAGTGCTGTTACCTTGTCCCAATACCTTACCCGGCAGCACCACCTCCTGCACGGCTACGAGGCTCGACAGATGAAGAATGTGCCAAAGATCGTCCAGCTGGTGTGCAGGCTCCTCGTCGACATCGCAGCCAACAGACAGGTGGTGACAGAGGCGGAGTGGCTGGAGATCCCTGACCTCACAGCCGAGGTGGAGAAGACCGTGTCCCAGCAGGCCCTTCAGCAGCTCGGGAAAGAGATGAGAGGGAAGGGGATTCCTGTTCCACCTTGTTCATCTCAGCATCTCAGCCCACCTGCTCTGCAGTCCAGACCTCCTCATGATCAACCTCTCGCCAGTGATATCGAGCTTGACCCTCTGTGGAGGCAGCAGAATGTAGAGAGCCCTCTGAGATCCTCTCTGTCCAACAACAGGACCCTCAGTTACAGCGATTCTGTCCTTCACAAACTTGGACCACGGCAGCACCGTTTAGGAAATCTGAAGAGCAACAAACCAGTCAACTGCCTGATCAAACATTCTTTGTCTCACAGCAGCCTTATAGCCTGTAACCCCCCCAAATGGTGTGACCTCTCTCCTCAGGGCATTATCAGCAGCATTCAGGACCCCATTACAGAAGCAAAGCAAGACACTGGATCCCCCCTTTTAAAAAAGCAGCTACACAAGAGGCATCAGAGTTTGTCCTCAGATCTGTCCGAGCAGGGAAGAAAATCCCACTGTAACGCCTTAACAACCAAGAGCAAACTGGTAACCAATGAGGAGCAGCCAAATGTGGATCTGTCAGCGGGTGGAGCAGACAGAGGGAATGTCACAGAGGTTCCCTTCATCACCCTCCAGTCCGAGCTCTCCCCAGAGAGGAGAAGTCTGCTGGTAGCCAAAGCTCTGGCCCTGGACCTGACAGACACGGATCTCACCTCCAAGGTCTCTATGTGGCAGGTAGCGTACCCCATAAAATACTCTCAAATATACCATATAGCCAACCAATATAACATGTAGCAAtagcagtctttatgctaagctaagctaaccggctaccGGTTCTTGCTTCATATTATATAACggaatcttctcatctaactctcagaaagaaagctaataagtgtatttcctaaactgttgaactattcctttaatgtcaatGAATCATTACTACATAAATGTGGAGATATTGAGGAGACTGCCGGCCTCTGCATGTCATCTCACACAGGACACTGTTCCTTCAGACAGTAACAGTTACTACTGGCTTTCTGCAGATTTATTCTGTGTCAGAAACAAGAAACCCAGATTCCATTATTGAATTAGGTGAAAAAGAAACCCAATTTTCCCAGCTGGATTTTTCTTGGAGAAAGCCAGTATCTGCACATGTAACTTGGTTTCAGACAGGGAAAGTATTGCTGTGACAGCAGAGTGACGAGATGAAATGAGAAATCATTACACAATTCATCTTCTCACTCAGAATTGTTCCTTCTGAAGTTTGAATCAAACTGACACTGACGTAGCCTCTAGAAGTCTAAATAAGTCCATTTCTGAACAGTtatcattttgaaaaatttaaacacatttttactgcaAGGAAAAACTGTCTCCATATATAGAGTGTGTTCTCTCACTGTGCTGTtggtccaaaaaaaaaagaaactgcatattatatcattaattataattaattctATCATAATTAACTCACAAATGTTCTCCTGCAATAATACTGCTTTGTCTTGTGCACCAGGTGCCTaataggaaataaaaaataaaacaatcacagacctaaaaaaaaggatttttaagTCAGCTGTGTCTGACTGCCAAAAAGCcatcatttttacagtttgatgCAGCCAGCAGTGGTACGTAGTCCATGTCTGGAAAGGGcttaaataagcaactgttccAAAACAGTCAGGGCTAAGGGAGAAATCAGATTACTGACCTGCATGTATATGTACAGTGGCTTTAAACACATTGTCCAGTTTGCCTGATAACCTGATTTCTCCCAGTAACCTGGTtccttgtgtgcatgtaaacatactcagTGATGAAGCTTTATATATTCTGGAAAATGCAAACAGTGTTTATCTGCTTCAGTAAAGACAACGAGAGAACAAACACTCCCAGAGCACCACCAGGGAGAGGTGGAGGATGTGCAGTGAAATGTGGTGTTATGAGAAACTGTGGCGCTGACGGTACCGCCGGCATGAGATACAGTAGAACCCTAATCATCATCTCCACCATACTTTTGATTTGTACTGTGATAATGGTGAAGATATAACATCCAGTGCTACACATGTTCCCTTTTAGATGCCCCGCTGTAACTAAAGGTTGTCACTTCCTCCAAAGCTGCAAAACAGATGCTTACTAATTGTACTTATGAGCCATGTGGCGCTTGCTCTGCTCTTCAGCTAATGTTCAGAATATTCCATTTTTTCATCCACTGTTCAATGTGTATGacacatatttttgtcatttaaggAATTTGAAAATCCCAACCCTAAAAACACACCCTTTAAAAACTACTGTGCTCATTTTCAGTAGTCCTTTGTTATCCCCGATTTAAACCTGCCACTTCATTTCAATTCATTGTCAGAGTGCTCTTTGTTGTGATGTGCAGACAGAGCTGAACTCCAGAGAGGGAGCGTGGGAGAGGCTGTGCATGGAGAGAGATCCTCTGGTCCTCTCCAGTCTGATGTGGTCATGGCTGGAGCAGCTCAAGGATCCTGTCATCAGCAGTGAGGATATAGAAGCTCTCAGTGAGAAGAATGTAAACC
It contains:
- the ptpdc1a gene encoding protein tyrosine phosphatase domain-containing protein 1 isoform X2, whose product is MAAGVSVLTDLPYSTSGVISTEMETANARVPTAKYTKMGETLRHVIPGHMQCSMACGGKACKYENPSRWSDEEQAVKGLYSSWITDNLLAMARPSTEIIEKYNIIEQFQRCGLKTVINLQRPGEHASCGNPLEQESGFTYRPETFMEAGIYYYNFGWKDYGVASLTTILDMVKVMSFAVQEGKLAVHCHAGLGRTGVLFACYLVFTSRMSADQAILFVRAKRPNSIQTRGQLLCVREFAQFLVPLRSVFSCAEPKASAVTLSQYLTRQHHLLHGYEARQMKNVPKIVQLVCRLLVDIAANRQVVTEAEWLEIPDLTAEVEKTVSQQALQQLGKEMRGKGIPVPPCSSQHLSPPALQSRPPHDQPLASDIELDPLWRQQNVESPLRSSLSNNRTLSYSDSVLHKLGPRQHRLGNLKSNKPVNCLIKHSLSHSSLIACNPPKWCDLSPQGIISSIQDPITEAKQDTGSPLLKKQLHKRHQSLSSDLSEQGRKSHCNALTTKSKLVTNEEQPNVDLSAGGADRGNVTEVPFITLQSELSPERRSLLVAKALALDLTDTDLTSKVSMWQTELNSREGAWERLCMERDPLVLSSLMWSWLEQLKDPVISSEDIEALSEKNVNPQKALDSLEKGHRLTLLCILDCAAHLLPMPEEEETRFLNQTIQVLTKTDPASEKNESLYTTLKAILSPILHELHDKAVEDNEDS
- the ptpdc1a gene encoding protein tyrosine phosphatase domain-containing protein 1 isoform X1 — protein: MQLHRGWHSVAGEVTGSVRRRSRRHSASDILLNVLQRRRSSALESLSSSSHRVMVAVSVNQPQPPTECKTRRSNARVPTAKYTKMGETLRHVIPGHMQCSMACGGKACKYENPSRWSDEEQAVKGLYSSWITDNLLAMARPSTEIIEKYNIIEQFQRCGLKTVINLQRPGEHASCGNPLEQESGFTYRPETFMEAGIYYYNFGWKDYGVASLTTILDMVKVMSFAVQEGKLAVHCHAGLGRTGVLFACYLVFTSRMSADQAILFVRAKRPNSIQTRGQLLCVREFAQFLVPLRSVFSCAEPKASAVTLSQYLTRQHHLLHGYEARQMKNVPKIVQLVCRLLVDIAANRQVVTEAEWLEIPDLTAEVEKTVSQQALQQLGKEMRGKGIPVPPCSSQHLSPPALQSRPPHDQPLASDIELDPLWRQQNVESPLRSSLSNNRTLSYSDSVLHKLGPRQHRLGNLKSNKPVNCLIKHSLSHSSLIACNPPKWCDLSPQGIISSIQDPITEAKQDTGSPLLKKQLHKRHQSLSSDLSEQGRKSHCNALTTKSKLVTNEEQPNVDLSAGGADRGNVTEVPFITLQSELSPERRSLLVAKALALDLTDTDLTSKVSMWQTELNSREGAWERLCMERDPLVLSSLMWSWLEQLKDPVISSEDIEALSEKNVNPQKALDSLEKGHRLTLLCILDCAAHLLPMPEEEETRFLNQTIQVLTKTDPASEKNESLYTTLKAILSPILHELHDKAVEDNEDS